A single genomic interval of Pan paniscus chromosome 18, NHGRI_mPanPan1-v2.0_pri, whole genome shotgun sequence harbors:
- the LAT gene encoding linker for activation of T-cells family member 1 isoform X3 — translation MEEAILVPCMLGLLLLPILAMLMALCVHCHRLPGSYDSTSSDSLYPRGIQFKRPHTVAPWPPAYPPVTSYPPLSQPDLLPIPRSPQPLGGSHRTPSSRQDSDGANSVASYENEEPACEDADEDEDDYHNPGYLVVLPDSTPATSTAAPSAPALSTPGIRDSAFSTESIDDYVNVPESGESAEASLDGSREYVNVSQELHPGAAKTEPAALSSQEAEEVEEEGAPDYENLQELN, via the exons ATGGAGGAGGCCATCCTGGTCCCCTGCATGCTGGGGCTCCTGCTGCTGCCCATCCTGGCCATGTTGATGGCACTGTGTGTGCACTGCCACAGACTGCCAG GCTCCTACGACAGCACATCCTCAGATAG TTTGTATCCAAGGGGCATCCAGTTCAAACGGCCTC ACACGGTTGCCCCCTGGCCACCTGCCTACCCGCCTGTCACCTCCTACCCACCCCTGAGCCAGCCAGACCTGCTCCCCATCCC AAGATCCCCGCAGCCCCTTGGGGGCTCCCACCGGACGCCATCTTCCCGGCAGGATTCTGATGGTG CCAACAGTGTGGCGAGCTACGAGAACGAGG AACCAGCCTGTGAGGATGCGGATGAGGATGAGGACGACTATCACAACCCGGGCTACCT GGTGGTGCTTCCTGACAGCACCCCGGCCACTAGCACTGCTGCCCCATCAGCTCCTGCACTCAGCACCCCTGGCATCCGAGACAGTGCCTTCTCCA CGGAGTCCATTGATGATTACGTGAACGTTCCGGAGAGCGGGGAGAGCGCAGAAGCGTCTCTGG ATGGCAGCCGGGAGTATGTGAATGTGTCCCAGGAACTGCATCCTGGAGCGGCTAAGACTGAGCCTG CCGCCCTGagttcccaggaggcagaggaagtgGAGGAAGAGGGGGCTCCAGATTACGAGAATCTGCAGGAGCTGAACTGA
- the SPNS1 gene encoding protein spinster homolog 1 isoform X6 — MLSIFYFAIPVGSGLGYIAGSKVKDMAGDWHWALRVTPGLGVVAVLLLFLVVREPPRGAVERHSDLPPLNPTSWWADLRALARNPSFVLSSLGFTAVAFVTGSLALWAPAFLLRSRVVLGETPPCLPGDSCSSSDSLIFGLITCLTGVLGVGLGVEISRRLRHSNPRADPLVCATGLLGSAPFLFLSLACARGSIVATYIFIFIGETLLSMNWAIVADILLYVVIPTRRSTAEAFQIVLSHLLGDAGSPYLIGLACCTKQGPQTTGLWCPSGAAPPACPWPVCSSERLPLTYLHICHSWPWAHPTKGLGLTPWPGPASRGTLGRVPAPRHYMGSSGEEVGVQEGDPSPQGQPQGLGAICNRIKFVARPQVPALVFLWVASDLAPRLHPRAPEDCGSFLGALGESLPFWAGRLRWGTALLRVSWLSVTVSHAPASLEPVPCLTGLAEVGVGTALCTPEFPLSGPPCSLPPRVLDMEATAASWQVAVPVWGGQQTLGECLGWLPGLLLPPPHWQGGVGRGRVQPAESLMISCPRPALTTASCRRRAGGQARRGGRRGGAGRAGTQG; from the exons ATGCTCAGCATCTTCTACTTTGCCATTCCGGTGGGCAG tGGTCTGGGCTACATTGCAGGCTCCAAAGTGAAGGATATGGCTGGAGACTGGCACTGGGCTCTGAGG gtgacaCCGGGTCTAGGAGTGGTGGCCGTTCTGCTGCTGTTCCTGGTAGTGCGGGAGCCGCCAAGGGGAGCCGTGGAGCGCCACTCAGATTTGCCACCCCTGAACCCCACCTCGTGGTGGGCAGATCTGAGGGCTCTGGCAAGAAA TCCTAGTTTCGTCCTGTCTTCCCTGGGCTTCACTGCTGTGGCCTTTGTCACGGGctccctggctctgtgggctccGGCATTCCTGCTGCGTTCCCGCGTGGTCCTTGGGGAGACCCCACCCTGCCTTCCCGGAGACTCCTGCTCTTCCTCTGACAG TCTCATCTTTGGACTCATCACCTGCCTGACCGGAGTCCTGGGTGTGGGCCTGGGTGTGGAGATCAGCCGCCGGCTCCGCCACTCCAACCCCCGGGCTGATCCCCTGGTCTGTGCCACTGGCCTCCTGGGCTCTGCACCCTTCCTCTTCCTGTCCCTTGCCTGCGCCCGTGGTAGCATCGTGGCCACTTAT ATTTTCATCTTCATTGGAGAGACCCTCCTGTCCATGAACTGGGCCATCGTGGCCGACATTCTGCTG TACGTGGTGATCCCTACCCGACGCTCCACCGCCGAGGCCTTCCAGATCGTGCTGTCCCACCTGCTGGGTGATGCTGGGAGCCCCTACCTCATTGGCCTG GCCTGCTGCACGAAGCAGGGTCCACAGACGACCGGATTGTGGTGCCCCAGCGGGGCCGCTCCACCCGCGTGCCCGTGGCCAGTGTGCTCATCTGAGAGGCTGCCGCTCACCTACCTGCACATCTGCCACAGCTGGCCCTGGGCCCACCCCACGAAGGGCCTGGGCCTAACCCCTTGGCCTGGCCCAGCTTCCAGAGGGACCCTGGGCCGTGTGCCAGCCCCCAGACACTACATGGGTAGCtcaggggaggaggtgggggtcCAGGAGGGGGATCCCTCTCCACAGGGGCAGCCCCAAGGGCTCGGTGCTATTTGTAACAGAATAAAATTTGTAGCCAGACCCCAGGTGCCTGCTCTCGTCTTTCTCTGGGTGGCCTCTGATCTTGCACCCCGTCTTCACCCCAGGGCCCCTGAAGACTGTGGGTCATTCCTCGGGGCTCTGGGTGAGTCTCTGCCCTTCTGGGCTGGGCGACTGAGATGGGGGACTGCTCTTCTCCGAGTGAGCTGGCTGAGTGTGACCGTGAGTCACGCCCCTGCTTCCCTGGAGCCTGTCCCTTGCCTCACAGGCCtggctgaggtgggggtgggcACTGCCCTTTGTACCCCAGAATTCCCACTGTCAGGGCCTCCCTGCTCGCTGCCTCCCCGGGTCCTGGATATGGAGGCCACGGCTGCCAGCTGGCAGGTGGCTGTCCCCGTCTGGGGGGGCCAGCAGACCCTTGGTGAGTGCCTGGGGTGGCTCCCGGgcctcctcctgccccctccccactggcagggtggggtgggaagggggCGGGTGCAGCCGGCTGAGAGCTTGATGATTTCCTGCCCTCGCCCGGCGCTCACCACAGCTTCCTGCCGCAGGCGGGCGGGAGGGCAGGCACGGAGAGGCGGGCGCCGAGGAGGGGCAGGTAGGGCTGGGACGCAGGGGTAA
- the LAT gene encoding linker for activation of T-cells family member 1 isoform X1, translating to MEEAILVPCMLGLLLLPILAMLMALCVHCHRLPGSYDSTSSDSLYPRGIQFKRPHTVAPWPPAYPPVTSYPPLSQPDLLPIPRSPQPLGGSHRTPSSRQDSDGANSVASYENEGASGIRGAQAGWGVWGPSWTRLTPVSLPPEPACEDADEDEDDYHNPGYLVVLPDSTPATSTAAPSAPALSTPGIRDSAFSTESIDDYVNVPESGESAEASLDGSREYVNVSQELHPGAAKTEPAALSSQEAEEVEEEGAPDYENLQELN from the exons ATGGAGGAGGCCATCCTGGTCCCCTGCATGCTGGGGCTCCTGCTGCTGCCCATCCTGGCCATGTTGATGGCACTGTGTGTGCACTGCCACAGACTGCCAG GCTCCTACGACAGCACATCCTCAGATAG TTTGTATCCAAGGGGCATCCAGTTCAAACGGCCTC ACACGGTTGCCCCCTGGCCACCTGCCTACCCGCCTGTCACCTCCTACCCACCCCTGAGCCAGCCAGACCTGCTCCCCATCCC AAGATCCCCGCAGCCCCTTGGGGGCTCCCACCGGACGCCATCTTCCCGGCAGGATTCTGATGGTG CCAACAGTGTGGCGAGCTACGAGAACGAGGGTGCGTCTGGGATCCGAGGTGCCCAGGCTGGGTGGGGAGTCTGGGGTCCGTCCTGGACTAGGCTGACCCCTGTGTCGTTACCCCCAGAACCAGCCTGTGAGGATGCGGATGAGGATGAGGACGACTATCACAACCCGGGCTACCT GGTGGTGCTTCCTGACAGCACCCCGGCCACTAGCACTGCTGCCCCATCAGCTCCTGCACTCAGCACCCCTGGCATCCGAGACAGTGCCTTCTCCA CGGAGTCCATTGATGATTACGTGAACGTTCCGGAGAGCGGGGAGAGCGCAGAAGCGTCTCTGG ATGGCAGCCGGGAGTATGTGAATGTGTCCCAGGAACTGCATCCTGGAGCGGCTAAGACTGAGCCTG CCGCCCTGagttcccaggaggcagaggaagtgGAGGAAGAGGGGGCTCCAGATTACGAGAATCTGCAGGAGCTGAACTGA
- the LAT gene encoding linker for activation of T-cells family member 1 isoform X2: protein MEEAILVPCMLGLLLLPILAMLMALCVHCHRLPGSYDSTSSDSLYPRGIQFKRPHTVAPWPPAYPPVTSYPPLSQPDLLPIPSPQPLGGSHRTPSSRQDSDGANSVASYENEGASGIRGAQAGWGVWGPSWTRLTPVSLPPEPACEDADEDEDDYHNPGYLVVLPDSTPATSTAAPSAPALSTPGIRDSAFSTESIDDYVNVPESGESAEASLDGSREYVNVSQELHPGAAKTEPAALSSQEAEEVEEEGAPDYENLQELN, encoded by the exons ATGGAGGAGGCCATCCTGGTCCCCTGCATGCTGGGGCTCCTGCTGCTGCCCATCCTGGCCATGTTGATGGCACTGTGTGTGCACTGCCACAGACTGCCAG GCTCCTACGACAGCACATCCTCAGATAG TTTGTATCCAAGGGGCATCCAGTTCAAACGGCCTC ACACGGTTGCCCCCTGGCCACCTGCCTACCCGCCTGTCACCTCCTACCCACCCCTGAGCCAGCCAGACCTGCTCCCCATCCC ATCCCCGCAGCCCCTTGGGGGCTCCCACCGGACGCCATCTTCCCGGCAGGATTCTGATGGTG CCAACAGTGTGGCGAGCTACGAGAACGAGGGTGCGTCTGGGATCCGAGGTGCCCAGGCTGGGTGGGGAGTCTGGGGTCCGTCCTGGACTAGGCTGACCCCTGTGTCGTTACCCCCAGAACCAGCCTGTGAGGATGCGGATGAGGATGAGGACGACTATCACAACCCGGGCTACCT GGTGGTGCTTCCTGACAGCACCCCGGCCACTAGCACTGCTGCCCCATCAGCTCCTGCACTCAGCACCCCTGGCATCCGAGACAGTGCCTTCTCCA CGGAGTCCATTGATGATTACGTGAACGTTCCGGAGAGCGGGGAGAGCGCAGAAGCGTCTCTGG ATGGCAGCCGGGAGTATGTGAATGTGTCCCAGGAACTGCATCCTGGAGCGGCTAAGACTGAGCCTG CCGCCCTGagttcccaggaggcagaggaagtgGAGGAAGAGGGGGCTCCAGATTACGAGAATCTGCAGGAGCTGAACTGA
- the LAT gene encoding linker for activation of T-cells family member 1 isoform X4: MEEAILVPCMLGLLLLPILAMLMALCVHCHRLPGSYDSTSSDSLYPRGIQFKRPHTVAPWPPAYPPVTSYPPLSQPDLLPIPSPQPLGGSHRTPSSRQDSDGANSVASYENEEPACEDADEDEDDYHNPGYLVVLPDSTPATSTAAPSAPALSTPGIRDSAFSTESIDDYVNVPESGESAEASLDGSREYVNVSQELHPGAAKTEPAALSSQEAEEVEEEGAPDYENLQELN; this comes from the exons ATGGAGGAGGCCATCCTGGTCCCCTGCATGCTGGGGCTCCTGCTGCTGCCCATCCTGGCCATGTTGATGGCACTGTGTGTGCACTGCCACAGACTGCCAG GCTCCTACGACAGCACATCCTCAGATAG TTTGTATCCAAGGGGCATCCAGTTCAAACGGCCTC ACACGGTTGCCCCCTGGCCACCTGCCTACCCGCCTGTCACCTCCTACCCACCCCTGAGCCAGCCAGACCTGCTCCCCATCCC ATCCCCGCAGCCCCTTGGGGGCTCCCACCGGACGCCATCTTCCCGGCAGGATTCTGATGGTG CCAACAGTGTGGCGAGCTACGAGAACGAGG AACCAGCCTGTGAGGATGCGGATGAGGATGAGGACGACTATCACAACCCGGGCTACCT GGTGGTGCTTCCTGACAGCACCCCGGCCACTAGCACTGCTGCCCCATCAGCTCCTGCACTCAGCACCCCTGGCATCCGAGACAGTGCCTTCTCCA CGGAGTCCATTGATGATTACGTGAACGTTCCGGAGAGCGGGGAGAGCGCAGAAGCGTCTCTGG ATGGCAGCCGGGAGTATGTGAATGTGTCCCAGGAACTGCATCCTGGAGCGGCTAAGACTGAGCCTG CCGCCCTGagttcccaggaggcagaggaagtgGAGGAAGAGGGGGCTCCAGATTACGAGAATCTGCAGGAGCTGAACTGA